cccccggcccggcttccAAGCGAGTCCGCACTGCCTATACCAGCGCGCAGCTGGTGGAGCTGGAGAAGGAGTTTCATTTCAACCGGTATCTCTGCCGCCCACGCAGAGTGGAAATGGCCAACCTTCTAAACCTGACGGAGCGCCAGATAAAGATCTGGTTCCAGAACAGGAGAATGAAGTACAAAAAAGACCAGAAAGCCAAAGGGATCATGCACTCTCCTGTAGGACAGTCCCCTGACCGAAGTCCACCCTTAAGTGGCCCAAATCACGTAGGATATTCCAGCCAGCTTCCAACTGTAAATAGTCTTAGCTATGATGCTCCTTCGCCAACATCCTTTGCCAAATCACAGCAAAACATGTATGGCCTGGCTGCTTACACAGCACCTCTCAGCAGCTGTTTACCCCAGCAGAAACGATACCCGGGAGCAGAGTATGACCATCACACCATGCAAAGCAGCGGCGGCTTTGCCAATCCCAATCTGCAGGGCAGCCCCGTTTATGTCGGAGGTAACTTTGTTGATTCCATGCCAGCTCCTGGCCCAATGTTCAATATCGGCCATCTTTCTCATCCTTCATCCGCTAGCGTGGACTACAGCTGCGCTGCTCAGATCCCAGGCAACCATCACCATGGACCTTGTGACCCTCATCCTACATACACAGATCTTACTTCTCATCACACATCTCAGGGAAGGATTCAGGAAGCACCCAAACTAACGCATCTGTAGTGGACTGGGACGGATTGAGAGAGCGAAATGTACTCACGTTTAAATTACCTCACTTTTCTGACGTTACAGTGTTACTTTCCTCTGAGTGCCAACAGTATTAGTGGATTTCTCTCCCCTAACAGCTACGTTCTTTTTTTGCGACTCTAAATAAGTCAATGAAAAGGATCCTTTCTTTTATAGCTGTTTAAAGCATGACAGTGCAATATACTGCAAACCAAGGGGCTAATAATCTGGTAATGATGTACTTGAAGGTAAGTCTTATAGATCAATTAGTATTAGCAGCGCGTCATGCTGAGGTGTTTTTAGACCAATTGTGAACGATGGGATCTTGCCTGCATATAAACTTATTTCAGAGAAGTTAATTTATGAATTCTTCAGTAATGTAAGGATTGCATTGGACTAAATGATATGTATTTATTGTTTTAAGCGAGACATTTTTGTATCACT
This region of Mauremys mutica isolate MM-2020 ecotype Southern chromosome 10, ASM2049712v1, whole genome shotgun sequence genomic DNA includes:
- the HOXD3 gene encoding homeobox protein Hox-D3 isoform X1; this translates as MLFEQGPQALAIPESKMQKTAYYDNSGLFGGYTYSKADAYSYSSAHQPYAQAALDTDYPSSACSIQSSAPIRAPTHKSSELNGSCMRTNGGSQAGSQPPGIGEQQQPPALPPSSPPNPTNAAPPKKTKGGPNSSGSSTATISKQIFPWMKESRQNSKQKNTCAASAGDNCEDKSPPGPASKRVRTAYTSAQLVELEKEFHFNRYLCRPRRVEMANLLNLTERQIKIWFQNRRMKYKKDQKAKGIMHSPVGQSPDRSPPLSGPNHVGYSSQLPTVNSLSYDAPSPTSFAKSQQNMYGLAAYTAPLSSCLPQQKRYPGAEYDHHTMQSSGGFANPNLQGSPVYVGGNFVDSMPAPGPMFNIGHLSHPSSASVDYSCAAQIPGNHHHGPCDPHPTYTDLTSHHTSQGRIQEAPKLTHL
- the HOXD3 gene encoding homeobox protein Hox-D3 isoform X2, coding for MLFEQGPQALAIPESKMQKTAYYDNSGLFGGYTYSKADAYSYSSAHQPYAQAALDTDYPSSACSIQSSAPIRAPTHKSSELNGSCMRTNGGSQAGSQPPGIGEQQQPPALPPSSPPNPTNAAPPKKTKGGPNSSGSSTATISKQIFPWMKESRQNSKQKNTCAASGDNCEDKSPPGPASKRVRTAYTSAQLVELEKEFHFNRYLCRPRRVEMANLLNLTERQIKIWFQNRRMKYKKDQKAKGIMHSPVGQSPDRSPPLSGPNHVGYSSQLPTVNSLSYDAPSPTSFAKSQQNMYGLAAYTAPLSSCLPQQKRYPGAEYDHHTMQSSGGFANPNLQGSPVYVGGNFVDSMPAPGPMFNIGHLSHPSSASVDYSCAAQIPGNHHHGPCDPHPTYTDLTSHHTSQGRIQEAPKLTHL